One Silene latifolia isolate original U9 population chromosome 4, ASM4854445v1, whole genome shotgun sequence DNA segment encodes these proteins:
- the LOC141651464 gene encoding protein FAR1-RELATED SEQUENCE 5-like, translating to MTEVQKQFVTKVKVLKLGGVKAYRGWKELCGGYDNIGATEVDLKNFVRDIKTYIGNFYAQMFVENLIGRKDKCSSFYFDFIVDENKCLAEVFWADPICVKNYMLFGEVLSADATYGTNKYDMVFVPFTGVDHHKRCITFGAGLIGDESIECYTWLFKTFLEAMGGCQPRIIITDQDKSMKSVIPEVFKESTHRLCMWHIMKKLKEKVSYQLFQDEDFKTKLNREQWIPAYFKDISMSGLMRVTSRSESENSFFDRFLTPHLTLVEFWVCYESALEAQRHKQSKLNSDNKHSEIPRKTKSNLERMRLLYKHCLWILHNQDFQKIPEQYIMQRWTKAAMSKPVFDKDGKLIDVSQKFSDRKSLSTELWQEVYSCVSVAECDDNDMKLLIEKLRDIRLDMISNRSAQMGISAMYIWLTLNLFPI from the exons ATGACGGAGGTACAGAAGCAATTTGTCACAAAGGTAAAGGTGCTAAAACTAGGTGGTGTGAAAGCCTATAGAGGTTGGAAGGAGCTGTGTGGAGGTTACGACAACATTGGGGCTACTGAGGTTGATTTAAAAAACTTTGTTAGGGACATAAAAACCTACATTGGTAATTTTTATGCACAAATGTTTGTTGAAAATCTTATTGGGAGAAAAGACAAATGCagttcattttactttgattttatagTAGATGAAAACAAGTGCCTGGCTGAAGTGTTTTGGGCAGATCCGATCTGCGTAAAGAACTACATGCTGTTCGGTGAGGTGTTATCAGCAGATGCTACATATggaacaaacaagtacgatatggtgTTTGTGCCTTTCACAGGAGTTGATCACCACAAAAGGTGCATAACCTTTGGAGCTGGGTTGATAGGTGATGAAAGTATTGAGTGTTATACATGGCTGTTCAAGACATTTTTGGAAGCAATGGGCGGGTGCCAGCCGAGAATTATAATTACTGATCAGGACAAATCAATGAAGTCGGTAATCCCGGAAGTGTTTAAGGAGTCAACACACAGACTGTGCATGTGGCACATAATGAAGAAACTAAAAGAAAAAGTCAGTTATCAACTGTTTCAAGATGAGGATTTTAAGACCAAGCTCAAtag GGAACAGTGGATCCCTGCCTATTTTAAAGATATTTCAATGTCTGGCTTGATGAGGGTTACTTCTAGGTCTGAGAGTGAAAACAGTTTCTTTGACAGGTTCCTCACACCTCATTTGACCCTTGTTGAGTTTTGGGTGTGCTATGAGAGTGCCTTGGAAGCACAAAGACACAAGCAGTCCAAGTTGAACAGTGACAACAAACACTCTGAAATCCCACGGAAAACAAAGTCAAACCTTGAA AGAATGAGATTGTTGTACAAGCACTGCCTTTGGATTCTACACAACCAAGATTTTCAGAAAATACCAGAACAGTACATAATGCAAAGATGGACAAAAGCTGCAATGAGTAAGCCTGTCTTTGATAAAGATGGCAAACTGATAGATGTCTCTCAAAAGTTTTCTGACCGGAAAAGTTTGAGTACTGAGCTGTGGCAAGAGGTTTATTCTTGTGTCAGCGTAGCTGAGTGTGATGATAACGACATGAAGCTTTTGATTGAAAAACTGAGAGATATTAGATTGGATATGATTAGTAACAGAAGT GCACAGATGGGAATTTCAGCAATGTATATTTGGTTAACATTAAATCTATTTCCaatttag